One part of the Quercus lobata isolate SW786 chromosome 7, ValleyOak3.0 Primary Assembly, whole genome shotgun sequence genome encodes these proteins:
- the LOC115954085 gene encoding CEN-like protein 2, which yields MARISEPLIVGRVIGDVLDSFTPSIKMSITYNNKQVCNGHEFYPSTVTTKPRVEVQGGDMRSFFTLVMTDPDVPGPSDPYLREHLHWIVTDIPGTTDATFGREVVSYEIPRPNIGIHRFVFVLYKQKRRQSVTPPSSRDHFNARSFAAENDLGLPVAAVYFNAQRETAARRR from the exons ATGGCAAGAATATCTGAGCCTCTCATTGTTGGTAGAGTCATAGGAGATGTTCTTGACTCTTTCACACCAAGCATAAAAATGTCTATCACTTACAACAACAAGCAAGTCTGCAATGGGCATGAGTTCTATCCTTCCACGGTAACCACCAAACCTAGGGTTGAGGTTCAAGGAGGTGACATGAGATCTTTTTTCACGCTG GTCATGACTGATCCAGATGTTCCTGGCCCTAGTGATCCTTATTTAAGGGAACACCTACACTG GATAGTCACAGACATTCCTGGCACAACAGATGCCACATTTG GAAGGGAGGTTGTGAGCTATGAGATTCCAAGGCCTAATATTGGGATCCACAGGTTTGTGTTTGTTCTGTACAAACAGAAACGCAGACAGTCAGTAACCCCACCTTCTTCAAGGGATCACTTCAACGCTCGAAGTTTTGCAGCAGAAAACGATCTTGGCTTACCAGTTGCTGCTGTTTATTTCAATGCACAGAGAGAAACAGCCGCAAGAAGACGCTAA